In Sardina pilchardus chromosome 10, fSarPil1.1, whole genome shotgun sequence, one genomic interval encodes:
- the zgc:153031 gene encoding zgc:153031: MKTRRHIQMKPIRLIAAACSDMGIGKDGHLPWDLPKEFQFLLDTISTVSTPGKKNMLVWGRASWFSCPEKVFPIPNTMHVVLSRVLSSVPEGAHYLCHDFSSAVHLASQGTEADLVETIWILGGPSVYREALEHPWCDLIYLTDIMADFDCDVFFPDFDRNVYRKQDRYPGVPHEIQEDNGVKFQFQVFKKT, from the exons ATGAAAACAAGAAGGCATATTCAGATGAAACCCATACGCCTGATAGCAGCAGCATGCAGTGACATGGGTATAGGAAAAGACGGACATCTTCCGTGGGATTTACC GAAAGAGTTTCAGTTTTTGTTGGACACAATTTCAACTGTCTCTACACCAG GGAAGAAGAATATGTTGGTCTGGGGTAGAGCGAGCTGGTTCTCCTGCCCAGAGAAAGTGTTCCCTATTCCCAACACCATGCACGTGGTGCTGAGCAGAGTTTTGAG CTCTGTGCCAGAGGGAGCACACTACCTGTGCCATGACTTCTCCAGCGCCGTGCATCTGGCCTCGCAGGGCACTGAGGCTGATCTGGTGGAGACCATCTGGATCCTGGGAGGACCCTCTGTTTACAGG GAGGCCCTGGAACACCCCTGGTGTGACTTGATCTACCTCACGGACATCATGGCTGACTTTGactgtgatgtttttttccccgaTTTTGACCGCAACGTGTATAGGAAACAAGACAG ATATCCTGGCGTGCCACATGAAATTCAAGAAGATAACGGTGTGAAGTTTCAGTTCCAAGTTTTCAAGAAGACCTGA
- the mterf2 gene encoding transcription termination factor 2, mitochondrial isoform X2, whose product MIPPLAARPCSSLTQKENQQTVDALYNLSVDIRKVRKLKGWVLHQNPAYVSEAESLLRGLGAEGPAIARILEQHPEAVLCSPDQMHAQRELWASVCPNNRDLVGIIEKFPASFFTSACHHNNQRENILFFQSLRLNKRIISKLMAGAPQSFSRPVQDNRRMVQTLQEAYLSLGGQEDNMKIWLQKLLSQNPYVLLKSPEALRDNLLFLRDQGFSSAQLLQLLAKLRGFVTELNPASMRLTLDYSREAMGCSQAQLLEMVLKCPALLYYSVAVLAERLQGLRSAGASQEQIVETPTVLELTTQIVSHRIQNLTAYGYDIRTGSLDVLNGTKKDFEASHGKLQLRRQRPHFNPVAPLKAED is encoded by the coding sequence ATGATTCCTCCTCTCGCGGCCAGGCCCTGTTCCAGCCTCACGCAGAAGGAGAACCAGCAGACGGTGGACGCCCTCTACAACCTGTCCGTGGACATCCGCAAAGTGCGCAAGCTGAAGGGCTGGGTGCTCCACCAGAACCCGGCGTACGTGAGCGAAGCGGAGTCGCTCCTGCGCGGCCTGGGCGCCGAGGGCCCGGCGATCGCCCGCATCCTGGAGCAGCACCCCGAGGCGGTGCTGTGCAGCCCGGATCAGATGCACGCCCAGAGGGAGCTGTGGGCCTCCGTCTGCCCCAACAACCGCGACCTGGTGGGCATCATCGAGAAGTTCCCGGCCTCCTTCTTCACGTCGGCCTGTCACCACAACAACCAGCGCGAGAACATCCTGTTCTTCCAGAGCCTGCGGCTCAACAAGCGCATCATCAGCAAGCTGATGGCCGGCGCGCCGCAGAGCTTCAGCCGGCCCGTGCAGGACAACCGGCGCATGGTGCAGACGCTGCAGGAGGCCTACCTCAGCCTGGGCGGCCAGGAGGACAACATGAAAATCTGGCTGCAGAAGCTGCTCAGCCAGAACCCCTACGTGCTGCTCAAGTCGCCCGAGGCCCTGCGGGACAACCTGCTGTTCCTGCGCGACCAGGGCTTCAGCAGCgcccagctcctccagctgctggcCAAGCTGAGGGGCTTCGTGACGGAGCTGAACCCCGCCAGCATGCGCCTCACGCTGGACTACTCGCGCGAGGCCATGGGCTGCTCGCAGGCCCAGCTGCTGGAGATGGTGCTCAAGTGCCCGGCGCTGCTCTACTACTCCGTGGCCGTGCTCGCCGAGCGGCTCCAGGGCCTGCGCTCGGCCGGCGCGAGCCAGGAGCAGATCGTGGAGACGCCCACCGTCTTGGAGCTCACCACGCAGATCGTCAGCCACCGCATCCAGAACCTGACGGCCTACGGCTACGACATCCGGACCGGCAGCCTGGACGTCCTCAACGGAACCAAGAAGGACTTTGAGGCCAGCCACGGGAAACTGCAGCTGCGGAGACAGCGGCCGCACTTCAACCCTGTGGCTCCGCTGAAGGCAGAGGACTGA
- the mterf2 gene encoding transcription termination factor 2, mitochondrial isoform X1, protein MLRLIAASCFHCLRGQMIPPLAARPCSSLTQKENQQTVDALYNLSVDIRKVRKLKGWVLHQNPAYVSEAESLLRGLGAEGPAIARILEQHPEAVLCSPDQMHAQRELWASVCPNNRDLVGIIEKFPASFFTSACHHNNQRENILFFQSLRLNKRIISKLMAGAPQSFSRPVQDNRRMVQTLQEAYLSLGGQEDNMKIWLQKLLSQNPYVLLKSPEALRDNLLFLRDQGFSSAQLLQLLAKLRGFVTELNPASMRLTLDYSREAMGCSQAQLLEMVLKCPALLYYSVAVLAERLQGLRSAGASQEQIVETPTVLELTTQIVSHRIQNLTAYGYDIRTGSLDVLNGTKKDFEASHGKLQLRRQRPHFNPVAPLKAED, encoded by the coding sequence aTGTTGCGACTCATTGCAGCTTCGTGCTTCCATTGCCTGCGGGGACAGATGATTCCTCCTCTCGCGGCCAGGCCCTGTTCCAGCCTCACGCAGAAGGAGAACCAGCAGACGGTGGACGCCCTCTACAACCTGTCCGTGGACATCCGCAAAGTGCGCAAGCTGAAGGGCTGGGTGCTCCACCAGAACCCGGCGTACGTGAGCGAAGCGGAGTCGCTCCTGCGCGGCCTGGGCGCCGAGGGCCCGGCGATCGCCCGCATCCTGGAGCAGCACCCCGAGGCGGTGCTGTGCAGCCCGGATCAGATGCACGCCCAGAGGGAGCTGTGGGCCTCCGTCTGCCCCAACAACCGCGACCTGGTGGGCATCATCGAGAAGTTCCCGGCCTCCTTCTTCACGTCGGCCTGTCACCACAACAACCAGCGCGAGAACATCCTGTTCTTCCAGAGCCTGCGGCTCAACAAGCGCATCATCAGCAAGCTGATGGCCGGCGCGCCGCAGAGCTTCAGCCGGCCCGTGCAGGACAACCGGCGCATGGTGCAGACGCTGCAGGAGGCCTACCTCAGCCTGGGCGGCCAGGAGGACAACATGAAAATCTGGCTGCAGAAGCTGCTCAGCCAGAACCCCTACGTGCTGCTCAAGTCGCCCGAGGCCCTGCGGGACAACCTGCTGTTCCTGCGCGACCAGGGCTTCAGCAGCgcccagctcctccagctgctggcCAAGCTGAGGGGCTTCGTGACGGAGCTGAACCCCGCCAGCATGCGCCTCACGCTGGACTACTCGCGCGAGGCCATGGGCTGCTCGCAGGCCCAGCTGCTGGAGATGGTGCTCAAGTGCCCGGCGCTGCTCTACTACTCCGTGGCCGTGCTCGCCGAGCGGCTCCAGGGCCTGCGCTCGGCCGGCGCGAGCCAGGAGCAGATCGTGGAGACGCCCACCGTCTTGGAGCTCACCACGCAGATCGTCAGCCACCGCATCCAGAACCTGACGGCCTACGGCTACGACATCCGGACCGGCAGCCTGGACGTCCTCAACGGAACCAAGAAGGACTTTGAGGCCAGCCACGGGAAACTGCAGCTGCGGAGACAGCGGCCGCACTTCAACCCTGTGGCTCCGCTGAAGGCAGAGGACTGA
- the LOC134094518 gene encoding uncharacterized protein LOC134094518, translating into MDTLRDLAPLLALLLLGSARCAEELEPVLKAVGDSMEMGFCFGVDYIVGYKLVGEERQLVGNSSSESPGGLLNGRVTVTNHVASLLGLEISNLTLADSGVFMRECWRDHQLMNLQKFYLYVCGQEGDTQEIFVAPDGGADLACNTSSTGLPGSSIRWYREVYPKYKATLFLDTEQSLSPVQPELKDQVQVIDGGASLHIPPEVMKESRNFHCLVLRSGQCLAFRNMELDEEPDVKTVFRSAGERVQLPCPTKHPEQKKRFWETPFGVVDSSTPVETPEGTHLSVQEGNTPGEYSLLISELNENSAGDYKCFSPLLVADYAVTVCPQHETAEVEYLEGGEVVLECMPQEGPFSVQWYRQNGLHEETLLSDSGDPSIEIPEDLQERAKVSEETFTLTISHLTPEDERTYWCVLLEDIVFPDEDYTDGEGSEDVAELDAELDAELDADDNIAGESGELDNAWEEEDKCLSRRVIRLVYKASDQGGSDQGSGRDGSGQDRQAPDPGPDPNQPGPEPEPEATTNPLVFGVAGGVIGLIVVGAIIAIVFKMRAKKNSEQPGKVKCSIQDGEVAGLAPEKNRP; encoded by the coding sequence ATGGACACACTCAGGGACCTGGCGCCTCTGTTGGCCCTGCTCCTCCTCGGTTCCGCCCGCTGTGCCGAGGAGCTGGAGCCGGTCCTCAAGGCCGTGGGCGACTCCATGGAGATGGGCTTCTGCTTCGGAGTGGACTACATCGTGGGCTACAAGTTGGTGGGCGAGGAGCGGCAACTGGTGGGGAACTCCTCCAGCGAGTCGCCCGGGGGACTGCTGAACGGACGGGTGACAGTCACCAACCACGTGGCCTCCCTCCTGGGTTTGGAGATCTCCAACCTGACGCTGGCCGACTCCGGGGTCTTCATGAGGGAGTGCTGGCGGGACCACCAGCTGATGAACCTGCAGAAGTTCTACCTGTACGTGTGCGGCCAGGAGGGCGACACTCAAGAGATCTTTGTGGCCCCAGACGGAGGGGCAGATTTGGCctgcaacaccagcagcaccggACTTCCGGGCTCCAGCATACGGTGGTACCGTGAAGTTTACCCCAAATACAAGGCCACGCTGTTCCTGGACACAGAGCAGTCGCTGAGCCCTGTCCAGCCGGAGCTCAAGGACCAGGTCCAGGTGATAGACGGGGGCGCGAGCCTCCACATCCCGCCTGAGGTCATGAAGGAGAGCCGCAACTTCCATTGCCTGGTGCTCCGCAGCGGTCAGTGCTTGGCCTTCCGGAACATGGAGCTGGACGAGGAGCCCGACGTGAAGACCGTCTTCCGCTCGGCGGGGGAGAGGGTGCAGCTGCCCTGCCCCACGAAGCACCCCGAGCAGAAGAAGAGGTTCTGGGAGACGCCGTTCGGGGTCGTGGACTCCAGCACCCCGGTGGAGACGCCGGAGGGCACTCATCTCAGCGTGCAGGAGGGGAACACGCCAGGGGAGTACTCGCTGCTCATATCCGAACTCAATGAGAATTCCGCGGGGGATTACAAATGCTTCTCTCCCTTGCTGGTGGCAGATTACGCCGTGACGGTTTGCCCACAGCACGAAACCGCTGAGGTGGAGTATTTGGAGGGGGGCGAGGTGGTGCTGGAATGTATGCCGCAGGAGGGGCCGTTCAGTGTCCAGTGGTATCGACAGAATGGGCTTCACGAGGAGACCTTGTTGTCGGACTCGGGCGATCCATCCATCGAAATCCCTGAGGACCTGCAGGAGAGGGCCAAAGTGTCGGAGGAAACCTTCACACTCACAATTTCCCACCTCACCCCTGAGGATGAAAGGACATACTGGTGCGTTCTTCTGGAAGATATAGTGTTTCCGGACGAAGACTACACTGACGGTGAGGGCAGTGAGGATGTTGCTGAACTTGATGCTGAACTTGATGCTGAACTTGATGCTGATGACAACATTGCTGGAGAATCTGGTGAGTTGGACAACGCGTGGGAAGAGGAGGATAAATGCCTCTCAAGGCGAGTGATTCGCTTGGTATACAAGGCCTCTGACCAGGGTGGCTCTGACCAGGGCTCCGGCAGGGATGGGTCTGGCCAGGACAGGCAAGCGCCTGATCCTGGTCCTGATCCTAATCAGCCCGGTCCAGAACCAGAGCCAGAGGCCACCACCAACCCACTTGTGTTCGGCGTTGCAGGAGGAGTCATTGGCTTGATTGTTGTGGGGGCTATCATTGCGATAGTGTTTAAAATGCGTGCAAAGAAGAATTCTGAGCAGCCTGGGAAAGTGAAATGTTCAATACAAGACGGGGAGGTCGCTGGGCTTGCGCCAGAGAAGAACAGACCTTGA